The Chlorocebus sabaeus isolate Y175 chromosome 16, mChlSab1.0.hap1, whole genome shotgun sequence genome window below encodes:
- the GRB7 gene encoding growth factor receptor-bound protein 7 isoform X2 — translation MFGVQPLSPSDAMELDLSPPHLGSSPEDLCPAPGTPPGTPRPPDTPLPEEVKRSQPLLIPTTGRKLREEERRATSLPSIPNPFPELCSPPSQSPILGGPSSARGLLPRDASRPHVVKVYSEDGACRSVEVAAGATARHVCEMLVQRAHALSDETWGLVECHPHLALERGLEDHESVVEVQAAWPVGGDSRFVFRKNFAKYELFKSSPHSLFPEKMVSSCLDAHTGISHEDLIQNFLNAGSFPEIQGFLQLRGSGRKLWKRFFCFLRRSGLYYSTKGTSKDPRHLQYVADVNESNVYVVTQGRKLYGMPTDFGFCVKPNKLRNGHKGLRIFCSEDEQSRTCWLAAFRLFKYGVQLYRNYQQAQSRHLRPPCLGSPPLRSVSDNTLVAMDFSGHAGRVIENPREALSVALEEAHAWRKKTNHRLSLPTPASGTSLSAACSWSGRVSGTPRALSSLCATCRK, via the exons ATGTTCGGGGTTCAG CCCCTCTCTCCCTCAGATGCCATGGAGCTGGATCTGTCTCCACCTCATCTTGGCAGCTCTCCGGAAGACCTTTGCCCAGCCCCCGGGACCCCTCCTGGGACTCCCCGGCCCCCTGATACCCCTCTGCCTGAGGAGGTAAAGAGGTCCCAGCCTCTCCTCATCCCAACCACTGGCAG GAAACTTCGAGAGGAGGAGCGGCGTgccacctccctcccctccatcccCAACCCCTTCCCTGAGCTCTGCAGTCCTCCCTCACAGAGCCCCATTCTTGGGGGCCCCTCCAGTGCAAGGGGGCTGCTTCCCCGCGATGCCAGCCGCCCCCAT GTAGTAAAGGTGTACAGTGAGGACGGGGCCTGCAGGTCTGTGGAGGTGGCGGCAGGTGCCACAGCTCGCCATGTGTGTGAAATGCTGGTGCAGCGAGCTCACGCTTTGAGTGACGAGACCTGGGGGCTGGTGGAGTGCCACCCCCACCTAGCACTGG AGCGGGGTTTGGAGGACCACGAGTCCGTGGTGGAAGTGCAGGCTGCCTGGCCCGTGGGCGGAGATAGCCGCTTCGTCTTCCGGAAAAACTTCGCCAAGTACGAACTGTTCAAGAGCTCCCCA CACTCCCTCTTCCCAGAAAAAATGGTCTCCAGCTGTCTCGATGCACACACTGGTATATCCCATGAAGACCTCATCCAG AACTTCCTGAATGCTGGCAGCTTCCCTGAGATCCAGGGCTTTCTGCAGCTGCGGGGTTCAGGACGGAAGCTTTGGAAACGCTTTTTCTGCTTCTTGCGCCGATCTGGCCTCTATTACTCCACCAAGGGCACCTCTAAG GATCCGAGGCACCTGCAGTACGTGGCAGATGTGAACGAGTCCAACGTGTACGTGGTGACGCAAGGCCGCAAGCTCTACGGGATGCCCACTGACTTCGGCTTCTGTGTCAAG CCCAACAAGCTTCGAAATGGCCACAAGGGGCTTCGGATCTTCTGCAGTGAAGATGAGCAGAGCCGCACCTGCTGGCTGGCTGCCTTCCGCCTCTTTAAG tatGGGGTGCAGCTGTACAGGAATTACCAGCAGGCACAGTCTCGCCATCTGCGTCCGCCTTGTTTGGGTTCCCCACCCTTG AGAAGTGTCTCAGATAATACTCTGGTGGCCATGGACTTCTCTGGCCATGCTGGGCGCGTCATCGAGAACCCCCGGGAGGCTCTGAGTGTGGCCCTGGAGGAGGCCCACGCCTGGAGG AAGAAGACAAACCACCGCCTCAGCCTGCCTACGCCGGCCTCCGGCACGAGCCTCAGTGCAG CCTGTTCCTGGTCCGGGAGAGTCAGCGGAACCCCCAGGGCTTTGTCCTCTCTTTGTGCCACCTGCAGAAAGTGA
- the GRB7 gene encoding growth factor receptor-bound protein 7 isoform X1, whose protein sequence is MELDLSPPHLGSSPEDLCPAPGTPPGTPRPPDTPLPEEVKRSQPLLIPTTGRKLREEERRATSLPSIPNPFPELCSPPSQSPILGGPSSARGLLPRDASRPHVVKVYSEDGACRSVEVAAGATARHVCEMLVQRAHALSDETWGLVECHPHLALERGLEDHESVVEVQAAWPVGGDSRFVFRKNFAKYELFKSSPHSLFPEKMVSSCLDAHTGISHEDLIQNFLNAGSFPEIQGFLQLRGSGRKLWKRFFCFLRRSGLYYSTKGTSKDPRHLQYVADVNESNVYVVTQGRKLYGMPTDFGFCVKPNKLRNGHKGLRIFCSEDEQSRTCWLAAFRLFKYGVQLYRNYQQAQSRHLRPPCLGSPPLRSVSDNTLVAMDFSGHAGRVIENPREALSVALEEAHAWRKKTNHRLSLPTPASGTSLSAAIHRTQLWFHGRISREESQRLIGQQGLVDGLFLVRESQRNPQGFVLSLCHLQKVKHYLILPSEEEGRLYFSMDDGQTRFTDLLQLVEFHQLNRGILPCLLRHCCTRVAL, encoded by the exons ATGGAGCTGGATCTGTCTCCACCTCATCTTGGCAGCTCTCCGGAAGACCTTTGCCCAGCCCCCGGGACCCCTCCTGGGACTCCCCGGCCCCCTGATACCCCTCTGCCTGAGGAGGTAAAGAGGTCCCAGCCTCTCCTCATCCCAACCACTGGCAG GAAACTTCGAGAGGAGGAGCGGCGTgccacctccctcccctccatcccCAACCCCTTCCCTGAGCTCTGCAGTCCTCCCTCACAGAGCCCCATTCTTGGGGGCCCCTCCAGTGCAAGGGGGCTGCTTCCCCGCGATGCCAGCCGCCCCCAT GTAGTAAAGGTGTACAGTGAGGACGGGGCCTGCAGGTCTGTGGAGGTGGCGGCAGGTGCCACAGCTCGCCATGTGTGTGAAATGCTGGTGCAGCGAGCTCACGCTTTGAGTGACGAGACCTGGGGGCTGGTGGAGTGCCACCCCCACCTAGCACTGG AGCGGGGTTTGGAGGACCACGAGTCCGTGGTGGAAGTGCAGGCTGCCTGGCCCGTGGGCGGAGATAGCCGCTTCGTCTTCCGGAAAAACTTCGCCAAGTACGAACTGTTCAAGAGCTCCCCA CACTCCCTCTTCCCAGAAAAAATGGTCTCCAGCTGTCTCGATGCACACACTGGTATATCCCATGAAGACCTCATCCAG AACTTCCTGAATGCTGGCAGCTTCCCTGAGATCCAGGGCTTTCTGCAGCTGCGGGGTTCAGGACGGAAGCTTTGGAAACGCTTTTTCTGCTTCTTGCGCCGATCTGGCCTCTATTACTCCACCAAGGGCACCTCTAAG GATCCGAGGCACCTGCAGTACGTGGCAGATGTGAACGAGTCCAACGTGTACGTGGTGACGCAAGGCCGCAAGCTCTACGGGATGCCCACTGACTTCGGCTTCTGTGTCAAG CCCAACAAGCTTCGAAATGGCCACAAGGGGCTTCGGATCTTCTGCAGTGAAGATGAGCAGAGCCGCACCTGCTGGCTGGCTGCCTTCCGCCTCTTTAAG tatGGGGTGCAGCTGTACAGGAATTACCAGCAGGCACAGTCTCGCCATCTGCGTCCGCCTTGTTTGGGTTCCCCACCCTTG AGAAGTGTCTCAGATAATACTCTGGTGGCCATGGACTTCTCTGGCCATGCTGGGCGCGTCATCGAGAACCCCCGGGAGGCTCTGAGTGTGGCCCTGGAGGAGGCCCACGCCTGGAGG AAGAAGACAAACCACCGCCTCAGCCTGCCTACGCCGGCCTCCGGCACGAGCCTCAGTGCAG CCATCCACCGCACCCAACTCTGGTTCCACGGGCGCATTTCCCGTGAGGAGAGCCAGCGGCTTATTGGACAGCAGGGCTTGGTAGACGG CCTGTTCCTGGTCCGGGAGAGTCAGCGGAACCCCCAGGGCTTTGTCCTCTCTTTGTGCCACCTGCAGAAAGTGAAGCATTATCTCATCCTGCCG AGCGAGGAGGAGGGCCGCCTGTACTTCAGCATGGATGATGGCCAGACCCGCTTCACTGACCTGCTGCAGCTCGTGGAATTCCACCAGCTGAACCGCGGCATCCTGCCATGCTTGCTGCGCCACTGCTGCACGCGGGTGGCCCTCTGA
- the GRB7 gene encoding growth factor receptor-bound protein 7 isoform X3, whose translation MELDLSPPHLGSSPEDLCPAPGTPPGTPRPPDTPLPEEVKRSQPLLIPTTGRKLREEERRATSLPSIPNPFPELCSPPSQSPILGGPSSARGLLPRDASRPHVVKVYSEDGACRSVEVAAGATARHVCEMLVQRAHALSDETWGLVECHPHLALERGLEDHESVVEVQAAWPVGGDSRFVFRKNFAKYELFKSSPHSLFPEKMVSSCLDAHTGISHEDLIQNFLNAGSFPEIQGFLQLRGSGRKLWKRFFCFLRRSGLYYSTKGTSKDPRHLQYVADVNESNVYVVTQGRKLYGMPTDFGFCVKPNKLRNGHKGLRIFCSEDEQSRTCWLAAFRLFKYGVQLYRNYQQAQSRHLRPPCLGSPPLRSVSDNTLVAMDFSGHAGRVIENPREALSVALEEAHAWRKKTNHRLSLPTPASGTSLSAACSWSGRVSGTPRALSSLCATCRK comes from the exons ATGGAGCTGGATCTGTCTCCACCTCATCTTGGCAGCTCTCCGGAAGACCTTTGCCCAGCCCCCGGGACCCCTCCTGGGACTCCCCGGCCCCCTGATACCCCTCTGCCTGAGGAGGTAAAGAGGTCCCAGCCTCTCCTCATCCCAACCACTGGCAG GAAACTTCGAGAGGAGGAGCGGCGTgccacctccctcccctccatcccCAACCCCTTCCCTGAGCTCTGCAGTCCTCCCTCACAGAGCCCCATTCTTGGGGGCCCCTCCAGTGCAAGGGGGCTGCTTCCCCGCGATGCCAGCCGCCCCCAT GTAGTAAAGGTGTACAGTGAGGACGGGGCCTGCAGGTCTGTGGAGGTGGCGGCAGGTGCCACAGCTCGCCATGTGTGTGAAATGCTGGTGCAGCGAGCTCACGCTTTGAGTGACGAGACCTGGGGGCTGGTGGAGTGCCACCCCCACCTAGCACTGG AGCGGGGTTTGGAGGACCACGAGTCCGTGGTGGAAGTGCAGGCTGCCTGGCCCGTGGGCGGAGATAGCCGCTTCGTCTTCCGGAAAAACTTCGCCAAGTACGAACTGTTCAAGAGCTCCCCA CACTCCCTCTTCCCAGAAAAAATGGTCTCCAGCTGTCTCGATGCACACACTGGTATATCCCATGAAGACCTCATCCAG AACTTCCTGAATGCTGGCAGCTTCCCTGAGATCCAGGGCTTTCTGCAGCTGCGGGGTTCAGGACGGAAGCTTTGGAAACGCTTTTTCTGCTTCTTGCGCCGATCTGGCCTCTATTACTCCACCAAGGGCACCTCTAAG GATCCGAGGCACCTGCAGTACGTGGCAGATGTGAACGAGTCCAACGTGTACGTGGTGACGCAAGGCCGCAAGCTCTACGGGATGCCCACTGACTTCGGCTTCTGTGTCAAG CCCAACAAGCTTCGAAATGGCCACAAGGGGCTTCGGATCTTCTGCAGTGAAGATGAGCAGAGCCGCACCTGCTGGCTGGCTGCCTTCCGCCTCTTTAAG tatGGGGTGCAGCTGTACAGGAATTACCAGCAGGCACAGTCTCGCCATCTGCGTCCGCCTTGTTTGGGTTCCCCACCCTTG AGAAGTGTCTCAGATAATACTCTGGTGGCCATGGACTTCTCTGGCCATGCTGGGCGCGTCATCGAGAACCCCCGGGAGGCTCTGAGTGTGGCCCTGGAGGAGGCCCACGCCTGGAGG AAGAAGACAAACCACCGCCTCAGCCTGCCTACGCCGGCCTCCGGCACGAGCCTCAGTGCAG CCTGTTCCTGGTCCGGGAGAGTCAGCGGAACCCCCAGGGCTTTGTCCTCTCTTTGTGCCACCTGCAGAAAGTGA
- the GRB7 gene encoding growth factor receptor-bound protein 7 isoform X4, translated as MFGVQPLSPSDAMELDLSPPHLGSSPEDLCPAPGTPPGTPRPPDTPLPEEVKRSQPLLIPTTGRKLREEERRATSLPSIPNPFPELCSPPSQSPILGGPSSARGLLPRDASRPHVVKVYSEDGACRSVEVAAGATARHVCEMLVQRAHALSDETWGLVECHPHLALERGLEDHESVVEVQAAWPVGGDSRFVFRKNFAKYELFKSSPHSLFPEKMVSSCLDAHTGISHEDLIQNFLNAGSFPEIQGFLQLRGSGRKLWKRFFCFLRRSGLYYSTKGTSKDPRHLQYVADVNESNVYVVTQGRKLYGMPTDFGFCVKPNKLRNGHKGLRIFCSEDEQSRTCWLAAFRLFKYGVQLYRNYQQAQSRHLRPPCLGSPPLRSVSDNTLVAMDFSGHAGRVIENPREALSVALEEAHAWRKKTNHRLSLPTPASGTSLSAAIHRTQLWFHGRISREESQRLIGQQGLVDGLFLVRESQRNPQGFVLSLCHLQKVKHYLILPSEEEGRLYFSMDDGQTRFTDLLQLVEFHQLNRGILPCLLRHCCTRVAL; from the exons ATGTTCGGGGTTCAG CCCCTCTCTCCCTCAGATGCCATGGAGCTGGATCTGTCTCCACCTCATCTTGGCAGCTCTCCGGAAGACCTTTGCCCAGCCCCCGGGACCCCTCCTGGGACTCCCCGGCCCCCTGATACCCCTCTGCCTGAGGAGGTAAAGAGGTCCCAGCCTCTCCTCATCCCAACCACTGGCAG GAAACTTCGAGAGGAGGAGCGGCGTgccacctccctcccctccatcccCAACCCCTTCCCTGAGCTCTGCAGTCCTCCCTCACAGAGCCCCATTCTTGGGGGCCCCTCCAGTGCAAGGGGGCTGCTTCCCCGCGATGCCAGCCGCCCCCAT GTAGTAAAGGTGTACAGTGAGGACGGGGCCTGCAGGTCTGTGGAGGTGGCGGCAGGTGCCACAGCTCGCCATGTGTGTGAAATGCTGGTGCAGCGAGCTCACGCTTTGAGTGACGAGACCTGGGGGCTGGTGGAGTGCCACCCCCACCTAGCACTGG AGCGGGGTTTGGAGGACCACGAGTCCGTGGTGGAAGTGCAGGCTGCCTGGCCCGTGGGCGGAGATAGCCGCTTCGTCTTCCGGAAAAACTTCGCCAAGTACGAACTGTTCAAGAGCTCCCCA CACTCCCTCTTCCCAGAAAAAATGGTCTCCAGCTGTCTCGATGCACACACTGGTATATCCCATGAAGACCTCATCCAG AACTTCCTGAATGCTGGCAGCTTCCCTGAGATCCAGGGCTTTCTGCAGCTGCGGGGTTCAGGACGGAAGCTTTGGAAACGCTTTTTCTGCTTCTTGCGCCGATCTGGCCTCTATTACTCCACCAAGGGCACCTCTAAG GATCCGAGGCACCTGCAGTACGTGGCAGATGTGAACGAGTCCAACGTGTACGTGGTGACGCAAGGCCGCAAGCTCTACGGGATGCCCACTGACTTCGGCTTCTGTGTCAAG CCCAACAAGCTTCGAAATGGCCACAAGGGGCTTCGGATCTTCTGCAGTGAAGATGAGCAGAGCCGCACCTGCTGGCTGGCTGCCTTCCGCCTCTTTAAG tatGGGGTGCAGCTGTACAGGAATTACCAGCAGGCACAGTCTCGCCATCTGCGTCCGCCTTGTTTGGGTTCCCCACCCTTG AGAAGTGTCTCAGATAATACTCTGGTGGCCATGGACTTCTCTGGCCATGCTGGGCGCGTCATCGAGAACCCCCGGGAGGCTCTGAGTGTGGCCCTGGAGGAGGCCCACGCCTGGAGG AAGAAGACAAACCACCGCCTCAGCCTGCCTACGCCGGCCTCCGGCACGAGCCTCAGTGCAG CCATCCACCGCACCCAACTCTGGTTCCACGGGCGCATTTCCCGTGAGGAGAGCCAGCGGCTTATTGGACAGCAGGGCTTGGTAGACGG CCTGTTCCTGGTCCGGGAGAGTCAGCGGAACCCCCAGGGCTTTGTCCTCTCTTTGTGCCACCTGCAGAAAGTGAAGCATTATCTCATCCTGCCG AGCGAGGAGGAGGGCCGCCTGTACTTCAGCATGGATGATGGCCAGACCCGCTTCACTGACCTGCTGCAGCTCGTGGAATTCCACCAGCTGAACCGCGGCATCCTGCCATGCTTGCTGCGCCACTGCTGCACGCGGGTGGCCCTCTGA